The proteins below are encoded in one region of Serratia symbiotica:
- a CDS encoding P2 family phage major capsid protein, with protein sequence MLAGERPRAMATVVTRVIEALTNEESGSIDLTSGFVSINHSNTNPSPVQSGALAANYSAEFLTRINVTPVKDAEGESVMVGSGGSLAYVSNGSTRRNPQAGAALKPHRYQCQKVNFDTCISYDELDAWTHLENYPELAKAAVDQQRNLDRLLIGFNGTHYAYLSSPEKYPKRQDCGVGWLEKYRQEAPERVISGLSVAGRNEDGRIISHGDYGTVDALVLDGWQSAITQQYRMDLVSVCSMNTLFNKEYPLVNAVAPNQSNKEMLVNQILLNNPTLGGLPAVPVPHFPDNAVLVTSLRNLSLYFLKGGGRTFAKNEPEFNRLAVYESWNEAYMVERYEAGCLIDEIKWNSGD encoded by the coding sequence ATGCTGGCCGGTGAGAGGCCCCGCGCAATGGCGACGGTTGTCACGCGCGTTATTGAAGCTCTGACTAACGAAGAAAGCGGTTCAATCGATCTTACGTCAGGCTTTGTGTCAATCAATCACAGTAATACCAACCCGTCCCCGGTGCAGTCCGGGGCGCTGGCGGCGAACTACAGCGCGGAATTTCTGACCCGGATTAACGTCACCCCCGTGAAAGACGCCGAAGGGGAAAGCGTTATGGTGGGGTCAGGCGGATCGCTGGCCTACGTCAGCAATGGCAGTACGCGCCGGAATCCACAGGCCGGGGCTGCACTGAAACCCCACCGCTACCAGTGCCAGAAGGTCAACTTTGACACCTGTATTTCATATGACGAACTGGATGCGTGGACGCATCTTGAAAATTACCCGGAACTGGCTAAGGCGGCAGTTGATCAACAGCGCAACCTCGATCGCCTGTTAATCGGTTTTAACGGTACGCACTACGCCTATCTGTCCAGTCCTGAAAAGTATCCGAAGCGTCAGGATTGCGGCGTGGGCTGGCTAGAGAAGTACCGTCAGGAAGCGCCGGAGAGGGTTATCAGCGGGCTTTCAGTTGCAGGACGCAATGAAGACGGGCGGATCATCTCGCACGGCGATTACGGCACCGTTGACGCCCTTGTACTGGATGGCTGGCAATCGGCCATTACTCAGCAATACCGTATGGATCTGGTATCGGTATGCAGCATGAATACACTTTTCAACAAGGAGTATCCGCTTGTGAATGCCGTGGCACCCAATCAGTCGAACAAGGAAATGCTGGTCAATCAGATCCTGCTGAATAACCCGACGCTGGGCGGACTTCCCGCCGTTCCTGTGCCGCATTTCCCGGATAACGCGGTACTGGTTACATCCTTGCGAAATCTTTCCCTGTATTTCCTGAAAGGAGGCGGCAGGACGTTTGCGAAGAATGAGCCGGAATTTAATCGCCTGGCGGTTTATGAGTCGTGGAATGAAGCCTATATGGTGGAAAGATACGAGGCCGGTTGCCTGATTGATGAAATTAAATGGAATAGTGGTGATTGA
- the rpoD gene encoding RNA polymerase sigma factor RpoD encodes MWNRLMEQNPQSQLKLLVTRGKEQGYLTYAEVNDHLPEDIVDSDQIEDIIQMINDMGIQVMEEAPDADDLMLAENTTDTDEDAAEAAAQVLSSVESEIGRTTDPVRMYMREMGTVELLTREGEIDIAKRIEDGINQVQCSVAEYPEAITYLLEQYDRVEAGEARLSDLITGFVDPDAEEDIAPTATHIGSELSTEEQDDEDDDDAEDDNSIDPELARQKFADLRDQYETTRLVIRKNSRSHASAAEEILKLSEVFKQFRLVPKQFDFLVNSMRAMMDRVRTQERTIMKLCVEQCKMPKKNFVTLFAGNETSDVWFEKAQAMTKPWSEKLKDVAEDVQRSLQKLHQIEVETGLTIEQVKDINRRMSIGEAKARRAKKEMVEANLRLVISIAKKYTNRGLQFLDLIQEGNIGLMKAVDKFEYRRGYKFSTYATWWIRQAITRSIADQARTIRIPVHMIETINKLNRISRQMLQEMGREPMPEELAERMLMPEDKIRKVLKIAKEPISMETPIGDDEDSHLGDFIEDTTLELPLDSATSESLRSATHDVLAGLTAREAKVLRMRFGIDMNTDHTLEEVGKQFDVTRERIRQIEAKALRKLRHPSRSEVLRSFLDD; translated from the coding sequence GTGTGGAACCGTCTTATGGAGCAAAACCCGCAGTCACAGCTAAAGCTGCTTGTCACCCGTGGTAAGGAGCAAGGCTATCTGACCTATGCTGAGGTCAATGACCATCTGCCGGAAGATATCGTCGACTCCGACCAGATCGAAGACATCATCCAGATGATCAACGACATGGGCATCCAGGTGATGGAAGAAGCACCGGATGCCGATGATCTAATGCTGGCCGAGAACACCACCGATACCGATGAAGACGCAGCGGAAGCTGCTGCTCAGGTGCTGTCTAGCGTTGAGTCTGAAATTGGCCGCACTACTGATCCAGTGCGCATGTACATGCGCGAAATGGGTACCGTGGAGTTGCTGACGCGCGAGGGCGAAATCGATATTGCCAAGCGCATTGAAGACGGCATCAACCAGGTGCAGTGTTCCGTTGCTGAATATCCAGAAGCCATTACCTACCTGCTGGAGCAGTACGATCGCGTCGAGGCGGGTGAAGCTCGCCTATCTGATCTGATCACCGGCTTTGTCGATCCAGATGCGGAAGAGGACATCGCCCCTACCGCTACACACATTGGTTCTGAACTATCGACCGAAGAGCAGGACGACGAAGACGACGACGACGCTGAAGATGACAACAGCATCGATCCAGAACTGGCGCGCCAGAAATTTGCTGACTTGCGCGATCAGTACGAAACGACTCGCCTGGTTATCAGAAAGAACAGCCGTAGTCACGCCAGCGCAGCAGAAGAGATCCTGAAACTGTCCGAAGTATTCAAGCAGTTCCGCTTGGTACCGAAACAGTTCGACTTCCTGGTCAACAGCATGCGCGCCATGATGGATCGCGTCCGTACGCAGGAACGCACCATCATGAAGTTGTGCGTTGAACAGTGTAAAATGCCGAAGAAAAACTTCGTCACCTTGTTTGCTGGCAACGAGACCTCCGATGTCTGGTTCGAAAAGGCGCAGGCAATGACTAAGCCGTGGTCGGAGAAGCTGAAAGACGTCGCGGAAGACGTACAGCGTAGCCTGCAAAAACTGCATCAAATCGAAGTAGAAACCGGCCTGACCATTGAGCAGGTGAAAGATATCAACCGCCGCATGTCGATCGGTGAAGCGAAAGCCCGCCGCGCGAAAAAAGAGATGGTTGAAGCCAACCTGCGTCTGGTTATTTCCATCGCCAAGAAATACACCAACCGTGGCTTGCAATTTCTGGATCTGATCCAGGAAGGCAATATCGGCCTGATGAAAGCAGTAGATAAGTTTGAATACCGTCGTGGTTACAAGTTCTCTACTTACGCCACTTGGTGGATACGTCAGGCTATCACCCGTTCTATCGCCGACCAGGCGCGTACCATCCGTATTCCGGTGCATATGATTGAGACTATCAACAAGCTCAACCGTATCTCGCGTCAGATGCTACAAGAGATGGGCCGTGAACCGATGCCGGAAGAGCTGGCCGAGCGTATGTTGATGCCGGAAGATAAAATCCGTAAAGTGCTGAAGATCGCTAAAGAGCCTATCTCCATGGAAACGCCGATCGGTGATGATGAAGATTCACACCTGGGCGATTTTATCGAGGATACTACCCTCGAACTACCACTGGATTCTGCGACCTCGGAAAGCCTGCGTTCTGCCACGCACGACGTACTGGCTGGTTTAACCGCGCGTGAAGCGAAAGTACTGCGTATGCGGTTCGGCATCGATATGAACACTGACCATACGCTGGAAGAAGTGGGCAAACAGTTTGACGTTACCCGTGAGCGTATTCGGCAGATCGAAGCTAAGGCGCTGCGTAAGCTGCGTCACCCAAGTCGTTCCGAAGTACTACGCAGCTTTCTCGACGACTAA
- the dnaG gene encoding DNA primase, giving the protein MAGRIPRVFINDLLARTDIVDLIDARVKLKKQGKNYHACCPFHHEKTPSFTVNGEKQFYYCFGCGAHGNAVDFLMNYDRLEFVETIEELATMHGLEVPYEAGTGLTQIERHQRQSLYQLMEQLSAFYQQSLHQPAGTLARNYLQQRGLSDDVIRHFAIGFSPAGWDIALKRFGRDNDARSALNDAGMLVTNDQGRSYDRFRERVMFPIRDKRGRVIAFGGRVVGDGMPKYLNSPETEIFHKGRQLYGLYEAQQSHPTLQRVLVVEGYMDVVALAQYGIDYAVASLGTSTTAEHIQLLFRATDNVICCYDGDRAGREAAWRALETTLPYLNDGRQLRFMFLPDGEDPDTLVRKEGKTVFEQRMELAQPLSTFLFETLMPQVDLSSPDGRTKLSSLAIPMISQIPSETLRLYLRQQLGQKLGMPDEFQLEKLLSKQVENASPYQAPQLKRTTMRILIGLLVQNPRLATLIPSLEGLEQTKQAGLPLFVELVQTCLAQPGLTTGQLLELYRDNKLSQQLETLATWNHMIVDDRVEQTFLDTLASLYDSVLEQRLEALIAQARTHGLSQEEREEVRSLNQILAKKN; this is encoded by the coding sequence ATGGCTGGACGAATTCCGCGCGTATTTATCAATGACTTGCTGGCTCGCACTGACATCGTCGATCTGATCGACGCACGTGTGAAGCTGAAAAAGCAAGGCAAAAACTATCATGCGTGTTGTCCGTTCCACCATGAAAAGACGCCTTCTTTTACCGTTAATGGCGAAAAGCAGTTTTATTACTGTTTTGGGTGTGGTGCGCACGGTAACGCTGTCGATTTCTTGATGAATTACGACAGGCTTGAGTTTGTCGAAACCATCGAAGAACTGGCGACCATGCACGGGCTGGAAGTGCCCTACGAGGCAGGTACCGGGCTGACCCAAATCGAACGCCATCAGCGGCAAAGCCTGTATCAACTGATGGAACAACTCAGCGCATTCTATCAGCAGTCACTGCATCAGCCCGCTGGCACGTTGGCGCGCAACTACCTGCAACAGCGTGGGTTGAGTGATGACGTTATCCGCCATTTCGCCATCGGCTTTTCCCCAGCAGGATGGGATATCGCACTGAAGCGCTTTGGTCGCGACAATGATGCGCGCAGCGCTTTGAACGATGCTGGCATGTTGGTGACTAACGATCAGGGGCGATCGTATGATCGTTTCCGTGAGCGCGTGATGTTCCCTATCCGTGATAAGCGTGGGCGGGTGATCGCCTTTGGCGGACGCGTGGTAGGTGATGGCATGCCGAAATACTTGAACTCGCCGGAAACCGAAATATTTCACAAGGGTCGGCAATTGTACGGCCTGTATGAAGCGCAGCAGAGCCATCCTACCCTGCAACGGGTGCTGGTAGTGGAAGGCTATATGGATGTGGTGGCGTTGGCACAGTACGGTATCGATTATGCGGTCGCCTCACTTGGAACCTCAACGACGGCTGAACATATTCAACTGCTGTTCCGTGCCACCGATAACGTTATCTGTTGCTACGATGGCGACCGAGCTGGCCGTGAAGCGGCCTGGCGGGCGCTGGAAACCACGCTGCCTTATCTGAACGATGGGCGGCAGTTGCGGTTCATGTTTTTGCCCGATGGCGAAGACCCGGACACGCTGGTGCGCAAAGAGGGCAAGACAGTTTTCGAACAACGGATGGAACTGGCACAGCCACTTTCCACTTTCTTGTTTGAAACTTTGATGCCACAAGTGGATCTGAGCAGCCCGGATGGGCGAACCAAGCTGAGTTCGTTGGCAATTCCGATGATAAGCCAAATACCCAGTGAAACATTGCGTCTGTATTTACGACAACAACTGGGTCAAAAATTAGGCATGCCTGATGAATTCCAACTGGAGAAGTTGCTAAGTAAGCAGGTTGAAAATGCAAGCCCTTACCAGGCACCTCAACTAAAACGCACAACCATGCGTATACTGATAGGGTTACTGGTGCAAAACCCACGGCTGGCTACACTTATTCCTTCGCTTGAAGGATTGGAGCAAACTAAACAGGCGGGGTTGCCGCTGTTTGTCGAACTGGTACAGACCTGTTTGGCGCAGCCGGGGTTGACCACTGGGCAATTGTTAGAACTGTATCGCGATAACAAATTAAGCCAGCAGCTTGAAACCTTGGCGACATGGAACCATATGATCGTTGATGACAGGGTGGAGCAAACCTTTTTGGATACGTTAGCTAGCCTGTATGACTCAGTATTGGAACAGCGGCTGGAGGCGCTGATCGCACAAGCTAGAACCCATGGACTGAGCCAGGAAGAACGCGAAGAAGTACGTTCACTTAACCAGATCTTAGCGAAGAAAAACTGA
- the rpsU gene encoding 30S ribosomal protein S21 — translation MPVIKVRENEPFDVALRRFKRSCEKAGVLAEVRRREFYEKPTTERKRAKASAVKRHAKKLARENARRTRLY, via the coding sequence ATGCCGGTAATTAAAGTACGTGAAAACGAGCCATTTGATGTTGCTTTGCGTCGTTTCAAACGCTCTTGCGAGAAAGCGGGTGTTTTAGCTGAGGTTCGTCGTCGTGAGTTCTATGAGAAACCGACTACCGAACGTAAGCGCGCTAAAGCTTCTGCTGTGAAACGTCACGCGAAGAAACTGGCTCGCGAAAACGCACGCCGCACTCGTCTGTATTGA
- the tsaD gene encoding tRNA (adenosine(37)-N6)-threonylcarbamoyltransferase complex transferase subunit TsaD, protein MRVLGIETSCDETGIAVYDQQAGLLANQLYSQVKLHADYGGVVPELASRDHVRKTVPLIQAALKEANLSAADINGVAYTAGPGLVGALLVGASVGRALAFAWNVPAVPVHHMEGHLLAPMLEDNPPAFPFVALLVSGGHTQLISVTGIGKYELLGESIDDAAGEAFDKTAKLLGLDYPGGPMLSKMAQQGGADRFTFPRPMTDRPGLDFSFSGLKTFAANTIRSNGGDDQTCADIARAFEDAVVDTLAIKCKRALEQTGFKNLVMAGGVSANRTLRTKLAAMMQKRGAEVFYARPQFCTDNGAMIAYAGMVRLKSGADQELSVSVRPRWPLAELPAV, encoded by the coding sequence ATGCGAGTACTGGGTATAGAAACATCCTGCGATGAAACCGGAATTGCAGTGTATGACCAACAAGCCGGTTTATTGGCTAACCAATTATACAGTCAGGTGAAGCTGCATGCCGACTACGGCGGCGTGGTGCCGGAACTGGCCTCCCGAGATCATGTGCGCAAAACCGTGCCGCTGATCCAGGCGGCGCTAAAGGAAGCTAACCTGTCCGCAGCCGATATCAACGGCGTTGCCTATACTGCCGGGCCAGGCCTAGTGGGGGCGCTACTGGTTGGAGCCTCCGTAGGCCGCGCGTTGGCTTTCGCCTGGAATGTGCCAGCGGTGCCAGTACACCATATGGAAGGCCACCTGTTGGCACCGATGTTGGAAGACAACCCACCCGCTTTCCCTTTTGTCGCGCTGTTGGTCTCAGGGGGCCATACCCAATTGATCAGCGTTACTGGCATAGGTAAATACGAACTGCTGGGCGAATCGATCGACGACGCTGCTGGCGAGGCATTCGATAAAACCGCCAAACTACTTGGGTTGGATTATCCCGGTGGGCCGATGCTGTCAAAGATGGCACAGCAGGGGGGGGCAGATCGCTTTACCTTCCCACGGCCGATGACCGATCGTCCGGGGTTAGACTTCAGCTTCTCTGGGCTGAAAACCTTCGCTGCCAACACCATTCGATCCAACGGTGGCGACGATCAGACGTGCGCCGACATCGCCCGCGCTTTTGAGGACGCCGTGGTGGATACGTTGGCAATCAAATGCAAACGCGCATTGGAGCAAACCGGTTTCAAAAACTTAGTGATGGCTGGCGGTGTCAGCGCCAACCGCACGTTGCGCACCAAACTGGCGGCGATGATGCAAAAACGCGGTGCAGAGGTGTTCTATGCCCGCCCACAATTTTGTACCGACAACGGTGCGATGATCGCCTATGCCGGCATGGTGCGGTTGAAAAGCGGTGCTGACCAGGAACTGAGCGTTTCGGTACGGCCACGCTGGCCGTTGGCGGAACTACCCGCTGTGTAA
- the plsY gene encoding glycerol-3-phosphate 1-O-acyltransferase PlsY, translating to MSATALGMIIFTYLCGSVSSAILVCRIARLPDPREFGSGNPGATNVLRVGGRLAAASVLAFDILKGMLPVWLAYKLEVPPLYLGLTAIAACLGHIYPVLFHFRGGKGVATAFGAIAPIGWDLAGLMTGTWLLTVLLSGYSSLGAVVSALIAPFYVWWFKPQFTFPVAMLSCLILVRHHDNIQRLWRGQEGKIWGKLRKNKSDATDSEKTEDE from the coding sequence ATGAGTGCTACCGCGCTTGGCATGATTATCTTTACGTATCTGTGTGGCTCAGTCTCCAGTGCGATCCTGGTTTGCCGGATCGCCAGGTTGCCTGATCCGCGTGAATTTGGCTCAGGGAATCCAGGAGCGACTAACGTCTTGCGCGTTGGCGGTCGCCTTGCGGCAGCGTCGGTGCTGGCATTTGATATCCTGAAAGGCATGTTGCCAGTCTGGCTGGCGTACAAGCTGGAGGTTCCTCCGCTGTATCTAGGGCTGACGGCGATCGCCGCCTGCCTGGGACATATCTACCCGGTGCTCTTCCACTTCCGTGGCGGCAAGGGCGTAGCAACAGCCTTTGGGGCTATTGCGCCGATCGGCTGGGATCTGGCTGGTCTGATGACTGGCACCTGGCTACTAACGGTATTACTCAGTGGTTACTCTTCGTTGGGTGCCGTAGTGAGTGCGCTGATCGCGCCGTTCTACGTCTGGTGGTTCAAACCGCAGTTTACCTTTCCGGTGGCGATGCTCTCTTGCCTGATCTTGGTACGCCATCACGATAATATCCAGCGCCTATGGCGTGGCCAGGAAGGGAAAATTTGGGGTAAACTCCGCAAGAATAAGAGCGATGCGACGGACAGCGAAAAAACCGAAGATGAATAA
- the folB gene encoding bifunctional dihydroneopterin aldolase/7,8-dihydroneopterin epimerase: MDIVFIEELTVITTIGVYDWEQSIRQKLVFDIEMGWDNRKAAASDNINDCLSYADISEAIIQHVEPNCFALVERVAEEISEILLQRFNSPWVRIKVSKPGAVVHASRVGVIIERGTRPA; the protein is encoded by the coding sequence ATGGATATCGTTTTTATTGAAGAGCTTACCGTAATTACTACCATTGGCGTTTATGATTGGGAACAAAGCATCCGTCAGAAGCTGGTGTTCGATATCGAAATGGGCTGGGATAACCGTAAGGCCGCAGCCAGTGACAACATCAACGACTGCCTGAGCTATGCTGATATCAGCGAAGCTATTATTCAGCATGTCGAGCCGAATTGTTTTGCCCTGGTGGAGCGAGTAGCGGAGGAGATATCGGAGATTTTGCTTCAACGTTTCAATTCGCCCTGGGTTCGTATCAAGGTCAGCAAACCGGGCGCTGTGGTACATGCCAGCCGGGTTGGTGTGATTATCGAACGTGGCACTCGTCCTGCGTAA
- a CDS encoding multifunctional CCA addition/repair protein, with translation MKIYLVGGAVRDGLLDIPVFDRDWVVVGATPADLLAIGYQQVGKDFPVFLHPDTHEEYALARTERKSGHGYTGFTCCAAPDVTLEEDLLRRDLTINAIARSSEGVLIDPYQGVADLQAHVLRHVSDAFAEDPLRVLRVARFAARFAHLGFSIAEETLELMRHMAHSGELAALTAERVWQETEKALQSQHPQVYFQVLRDCDALAVLFPEINALFGVPAPAKWHPEIDTGVHTMMTLAIAAQLSPAVEVRFSALCHDLGKGLTPQKCWPHHHGHGLAGVRLVEELCQRLRIPNPVRDLAKLVAEYHDLIHTVNKLRPQTLLKLFDAIDVWRKPQRLEQMILTSEADIRGRTGFENDLYPQGDYLRQAYQVANTVSIKEVVASGLQGIAIRDELTRRRQQALAEWKLIQNIMSDQP, from the coding sequence GTGAAGATTTACCTGGTCGGCGGTGCGGTTCGCGATGGCCTGCTTGATATCCCGGTGTTTGACCGCGATTGGGTCGTGGTGGGTGCCACGCCGGCGGACCTGCTGGCAATCGGCTATCAGCAGGTCGGTAAAGACTTCCCGGTATTTCTCCATCCCGATACCCATGAAGAATACGCGCTGGCGCGTACCGAACGTAAATCTGGTCACGGTTACACTGGCTTCACTTGCTGCGCCGCGCCGGATGTCACGCTGGAGGAAGACCTGCTGCGGCGCGATCTGACCATCAATGCCATTGCCCGTTCTTCGGAGGGCGTGCTGATCGACCCTTATCAAGGTGTGGCCGATTTGCAGGCACATGTGCTGCGGCATGTTTCCGATGCTTTTGCTGAAGATCCCCTGCGTGTGTTGCGCGTGGCGCGTTTCGCCGCTCGCTTCGCCCATCTGGGATTCAGCATTGCGGAGGAAACCCTTGAATTGATGCGCCATATGGCGCACAGCGGCGAACTGGCGGCGCTGACAGCCGAGCGGGTGTGGCAGGAAACCGAAAAGGCGCTACAGAGCCAGCACCCACAAGTCTATTTCCAAGTGCTGCGCGACTGCGATGCACTGGCGGTGTTATTCCCAGAGATCAACGCGTTGTTCGGCGTGCCAGCGCCTGCTAAGTGGCATCCAGAGATCGACACCGGCGTTCACACCATGATGACGCTAGCCATCGCCGCTCAGCTCAGCCCGGCGGTTGAGGTGCGTTTCTCCGCACTGTGCCACGATCTCGGCAAGGGATTAACGCCTCAGAAGTGCTGGCCGCACCATCACGGCCATGGGCTGGCTGGCGTTCGGCTGGTGGAAGAGCTTTGCCAGCGTTTGCGGATACCTAATCCGGTGCGCGATCTGGCCAAGCTGGTGGCCGAATATCACGACCTGATTCATACGGTGAACAAGCTGCGGCCACAAACACTACTCAAGCTGTTTGACGCCATTGACGTGTGGCGTAAGCCGCAGCGGCTAGAGCAGATGATTCTAACCAGCGAAGCGGACATCCGTGGCCGCACTGGCTTCGAGAATGATCTGTATCCGCAGGGCGACTATCTACGTCAGGCGTATCAGGTGGCAAATACAGTATCGATTAAAGAGGTCGTAGCCAGCGGACTACAGGGCATAGCGATCCGTGATGAGCTTACACGCCGCCGCCAACAGGCGCTGGCTGAGTGGAAGCTTATCCAAAACATCATGAGCGACCAGCCATGA
- a CDS encoding TIGR04211 family SH3 domain-containing protein has translation MQKSRLICLTALSFSIPLGAHAEDKRYISDELSTYVHSGPGNQYRIVGTLNTGEAVTLLSVNDSTDYAQIRDPKGRITWIPLEHLSQTPSLRTRVPELEQQVKTLTDKLANIDNRWNQRTEEMQQKVAASGSTISGLQQENQDLKNQLVVAQKKVNAVNLQLDDKQRTIILQWFMYGGGVAGAGLLLGLLLPHLIPRRKNNNRWMN, from the coding sequence ATGCAGAAATCACGCCTAATATGCCTAACCGCGCTGAGCTTCAGCATCCCTTTGGGCGCACATGCCGAAGATAAACGCTATATTTCTGATGAATTGAGCACTTATGTCCACAGCGGTCCGGGCAATCAGTACCGTATTGTCGGCACCCTGAATACCGGTGAAGCAGTCACCTTATTGAGCGTGAATGATAGCACCGACTACGCTCAGATCCGCGATCCTAAAGGCCGTATCACCTGGATCCCTCTCGAGCATCTGAGCCAGACGCCCAGCTTGCGCACCCGCGTGCCGGAGTTGGAACAGCAGGTGAAAACCCTGACTGACAAGCTGGCCAACATCGACAACCGTTGGAACCAGCGCACCGAAGAAATGCAGCAGAAGGTGGCGGCCAGTGGCAGCACTATCAGTGGATTGCAGCAAGAAAATCAAGATCTGAAAAACCAACTGGTGGTCGCACAAAAGAAAGTTAACGCCGTCAATCTGCAACTCGACGACAAGCAGCGCACTATTATCCTGCAATGGTTTATGTATGGCGGCGGCGTTGCCGGTGCTGGCCTGCTGTTGGGTCTGTTGTTGCCGCACTTGATCCCGCGTCGCAAAAACAACAACCGTTGGATGAACTGA
- a CDS encoding inorganic triphosphatase — MTVEIELKLIATPAAVTALPQQLVAWPNQHATPQKLTNIYFETADNFLRSQDMGLRIRGFDDNYEMTLKTAGKVLVGLHQRPEYNVSIATPVLALEQFPAGIWPLGCDLTALQQALQPLFRTDFMREKWVVTYGTSEIEVSLDQGEISAGELSEALCEIELELKQGHTADLLALANALAEHGGLRQGNLSKAARGYHLAQGNVAHERRQLRVLKPAAKSSVEQGMIASVELALSHWQYHEELWLGGDVQARRSVLEAIALIRQALVIFGGLVPRKASADLRARLTTLEPLLVDKTVQPQVLCYSAQYLQCKLALTSWLVTRAWRPFVGVKGQAKLDDSFKRFCDIMLGRSAAELKAAFNHTLNDDEYPEQLPRLTRHLLAFTLLSGAYPDEQTEPYLASWRELQLALAERRQSGYEASRKQALSHAPFWLNSAL, encoded by the coding sequence ATGACCGTTGAAATAGAACTAAAACTTATTGCTACCCCGGCAGCGGTCACCGCATTGCCGCAACAACTGGTGGCCTGGCCAAACCAACATGCTACGCCGCAAAAACTGACCAATATTTACTTTGAAACCGCTGACAATTTCCTACGCAGCCAGGATATGGGCCTGCGTATTCGCGGTTTTGACGACAATTACGAAATGACCCTTAAAACCGCCGGCAAGGTGCTCGTCGGCCTGCATCAGCGGCCAGAATATAATGTGTCCATTGCTACACCGGTGCTGGCGCTGGAACAGTTCCCGGCAGGTATCTGGCCGCTGGGCTGCGATCTCACCGCGCTGCAACAGGCACTGCAACCGTTGTTCCGCACTGATTTCATGCGTGAGAAGTGGGTGGTGACTTACGGTACAAGCGAGATTGAAGTGAGTCTCGATCAGGGTGAAATCAGCGCAGGTGAACTGAGCGAGGCCCTGTGTGAGATCGAATTGGAGCTTAAGCAGGGCCACACCGCAGATCTATTGGCATTGGCCAACGCGCTGGCGGAACACGGTGGTTTGCGCCAAGGTAACCTGAGCAAGGCGGCGCGCGGTTATCACTTGGCGCAAGGCAATGTAGCGCATGAGCGCCGTCAGCTGAGAGTGCTGAAACCAGCAGCCAAATCCAGCGTTGAGCAAGGCATGATCGCCAGCGTTGAACTGGCACTCAGCCACTGGCAGTACCACGAAGAACTGTGGCTAGGCGGCGACGTTCAGGCTCGCCGTTCGGTGCTGGAGGCGATAGCGTTGATACGCCAGGCCCTGGTGATTTTCGGTGGTTTGGTACCGCGTAAGGCCAGTGCCGATCTGCGCGCTCGTCTGACCACGCTGGAGCCGTTGCTGGTGGATAAAACTGTTCAGCCGCAGGTATTGTGCTACAGCGCGCAGTACCTACAATGTAAGTTGGCGCTCACATCATGGTTAGTGACTCGCGCCTGGCGACCATTCGTCGGTGTTAAGGGGCAGGCCAAGCTGGACGATTCCTTCAAGCGTTTCTGCGACATCATGTTGGGGCGTAGCGCTGCCGAGCTGAAAGCAGCCTTTAACCACACATTGAATGACGATGAATATCCAGAGCAATTGCCGCGACTGACGCGCCACCTGTTAGCGTTTACGCTGCTTTCGGGGGCTTACCCCGACGAGCAAACCGAGCCTTACCTCGCCAGTTGGCGCGAGCTGCAACTCGCGCTGGCCGAACGCCGTCAAAGCGGGTATGAAGCCAGCCGTAAGCAGGCTTTATCGCATGCGCCATTTTGGTTAAACAGCGCACTTTGA